The Pecten maximus chromosome 10, xPecMax1.1, whole genome shotgun sequence region TGATGCTCCCTCACCACCAAGCTAACTTTAACAGCCTGATACTCCCTCACCACCAAGCTAACTCTGACAGCCTGATGCTCCCTTACCACCAAGCTAACTCTGACAGCCTGATGCTCCCTCACCACCAAGCTAACTCTGACAGCCTGATGCTCCCTCACCACCAAGCTAACTCTGACAGCCTGATGCTCCCTCACCACCAAGCTAAATCTAACAGCCTGATGCTCCCTCACCACCAAGATAACTCTGACAGCCTGATGCTCCCTTACAGCCAACGTAACTCTAACAGCCTGATGCTCCCTTATCACCAACGTAACTCTGACAGCCTGATGCTCCCTCACCACCAAGCTAACTCTGACAGCCTGATACTCCCTCACCACCAAGCTAACTCTGACAGCCTGATGCTCCCTCACCACCAACCTAAATCTGACAGCCTGATACTCCCTCAGCACCAAGCTAACTCTGACAGCCTGATGCTCCCTCACCATTGAGCTAACTCTGACAGCCTGATGCTCTCTTACCACCAACCTAACTCTGACAGCCTGATGCTCCCTCACCGCCAAGCTAACTTTGACAGCCTGGTGCTCCCTCACCACCAAGCTAACTTTGACAGCCTGGTGCTCCCTCACCGCCAACGTAACTCTGACAGCCTGGTGCTCCCTCACCGCCAACGTAACTCTGACAGCCTGGTGATCCCTAACCACTTAGCTAATTCCTGCATGTCTGCATATTTGATACTCTATATATAAAGGGGAAAAGAACAAATTGTGGTACAAATCATCATCTGTTTCCTAAACCTGTCTTTTATTCTCTAATTTTGTGGAGGGGACTATTCGTGTTCCGCTGTCGTTATTTCAATGTTCACGGCTACACTCGACGTGTGTTGTAAGGCCGTATTGATATTTACTGTGTCTGAGTTATATCTGCCCACTAATAGATACCTTTGCATGATGCAGCCACTGTAACATTATTTGTCAGGACGCGATGTAATTCGTGACTTACTTGTCAATAGTTTTCTTTCCGAGAAAGTTCTATGTATTAACACGGCGatgtagttatattttgtgtatatatcagtTGGTAGTGCCCCGCATCGTCTTTATAATCGACTTGTGGAATAATGGCATAGCTTTATCAAAGGATCTGGTCATAACTTTCAAATGCTTAGATGTTACAAGTGTAACAATGCTACTCTGCTTTTTATCGACCTACAAGTGTTGGTTTTGGTGAACCTGTCAACACTTCCATCTGATCTGTTGCAATAACAAAAGTAGCATTCCCTCACAGACGACACGGCATGGCGTATTTCTGTCTGACTATGGTGATCATTTATTTCTATCTTCACACTGTGAAAACAGAGAAAAGAACAAGGTAAGTGATTTCTTATCACTCTTCTGAAAATgcatttcaattcaattagataatctttttgtgtgtgtgttataatcAAGACTTAGTAACAAACGAATGTGTGACTACTTGTATGATGTGAGAATAAAGGTGTCCTCAGTGTATGATGTGGGAATTTAAGGTGTCCTCAGCTCAGTGTCGTTTCTAATGTGtgattacctgtatgatatGGAAATAAAGGTGTCCTCAATTCTAAAGGCTAATGAATGTGTGACTATTTGTATGATATGGAAATAAAGGTGTCCTCAGGTCTAACGGCTAATGAATGTGTGACTATTTGTATGATATGGAAATAAAGGTGTCCTCAGTTCTAACGGCTAATGAATGTGTGACTATTTGTATGATATGGAAATAAAGGTGTCCTCAGGTCTAACGGCTAATGAATGTGTGACTATTTGTATGATATGGAAATAAAGGTGTCCTCAGGTCTAACGGCTAATGAATGTGTGACTATTTGTATGATATGGAAATAAAGGTGTCCTCAGGTCTAACGGCTAATGAATGTGTGACTATTTGTATGATATGGAAATAAAGGTGTCCTCAGTTCTAACGGCTAATGAATGTGTGACTATTTGTATGATATGGAAATAAAGGTGTCCTCAGGTCTAACGGCTAATGAATGTGTGACTATTTGTATGATATGGAAATAAAGGTGTCCTCAATTCTAACGGCTAATGAATGTGTGACTATTTGTATGATATGGAAATAAAGGTGT contains the following coding sequences:
- the LOC117335870 gene encoding small histidine-alanine-rich protein-like; its protein translation is MLPHHQPNFDSQVLPQRQAKSDSLMLPQRQAKSDSLMLLQRQAKSDSLMLPHHQANFNSLILPHHQANSDSLMLPYHQANSDSLMLPHHQANSDSLMLPHHQANSDSLMLPHHQAKSNSLMLPHHQDNSDSLMLPYSQRNSNSLMLPYHQRNSDSLMLPHHQANSDSLILPHHQANSDSLMLPHHQPKSDSLILPQHQANSDSLMLPHH